CAAAAATCTAATGCTGAGTGTctaatttacttttcttttcttttttaagaaaccGGTAAGGAAAGTTTATTAAAGTAAATCAAACTGAAAAACATCATCCAAGTCACGTGGTAGGTCTTCCAACCACACATCAGTATCTGCAGATAAAACTGCTCTACGCACAAGGGCTTGAGCTAACTTATTACCCTCACGCTTAACATGAACAAAACTATAGCAAGGcaaaaaagaagacaacaatTTAATCTCATCAATGATATGCCCAAAAGGAGCCTTGGAGGGTTTTGAAGCATTGATGGCCTTGATAACTTGTAGAGAATCACCTTCCACCATAGCCCGAAGGATGCTGCTCTCCCTAGCAAACGAAATAGCCCGACTAGCTGCTAGAGCCTCCACCATCACCAATGAGCTTGGGAGCCTAATCTTTTGACTGAGAGCACCAATAATCAAACTTCCAGAGTCCCTAATCACCACCCCTAACCCAGCAAAAGCTTGATCCTCAAAGATAGCCCCATCAAAGTTAACTTTATACAGACCCTCAACTAGCGGAGACCATTTGACAACCTCACTAGGCACACTCCTCGGAAACTGCTTCTGCACATCATGAAATTCCTGGAATAGCTTCAATGCTCTATCCACCGCAGCCCCGACATCCCAAATAGACTGATGCTCCCTTAATCTATTCTGATGCTCCTATATTGGCTTCACACTATCATAGAGCCATAACACGTGGATGCTATCCTCCACCCCATCCTCACAAAGACTACAAATACCACTGCAACAACACACCTCTTCAGTAGATTCTTCTTTGTGGGAAGAGACTCACCAACCGCCcttcaaataaaatgaaacacTTTATTAGGCAATTCCATACTCTGCACCCCCTTCCACAACCTCTTGCTAGAATCAACATCAGACGAACTAGGCAGGTCTTAAGTCTAAGCCGTAACCAAGAAATGGTACGCCGATCAAACTGAGTAACAACCATCCAAAGTGTGTAGCCAAACCAGTAAATTAGAATGGATATGAGCACTGATTGGGATGCTCTTAATATAGTTAGCCTCCCACTGAAGAAAATGTCGATCAATAAGCTCAAACTCCCAATCTTTTGTCCCTAGGATAAACAAATCCTGAACAACTTCCAAAGACTGGTCCAGCCGAGGAGACAAAACCTTCCCAGCCCCTAAAGATGGAAGCCAATGGTGCTGCCAAATCCGAATATCCTTCCCATCTGCAATCCTCCACCTAGCGCCATTAGAGATCACCTCCCTCGCCTGTATGATACTCTTCCAAGCGAAGGAGTTTCTAGGATTTAAAGCAGCCCCAAGATATCACTTGTAGGAAAGTACTTAGCTCTGAACACCTTGTATAGAAGAGTCCCATTTTCGTGAAATAGACGCCACACCTGTTTCCTAAGCAACACGTCATTAAACTGGCAAAGATCTCGAAACCCCATACCCCcaaccgacttggaagaacacAACTTCTCCCATCACACCTAATGAATTTTCCATGAATTCTTGGCACAACCCTACCAAAACTTCTGAATCATTACCTCAATATCTTTTAGAAGGCCAACAGGTAAGTGAAACACGCACATGGAGTATGTGGGGATTGATTGGACCATGGCTTTGATCATCATCTCTTTCTCGGCTTGAGATAGCAACTTCTCCTTCCACCCTTGCATTTTAGCCCAAACGCGTTCCTTGACCTTATTAAAGCAAGCTTTTTTCTAATGACCCACAAACGAAGGAAGCCCCATATATTTCTCGTAGTCTTTGATGACTGGGACACCTAACACCTCTCTCGACTCCTCCTTTGCTTCCTTAGAGGTGTTTTGACTAAAGAAGGCTGTTGTTTTATCAATGTTCACTTTTTGCCCCGAAGCTTCTTCATACCATGAAAGGATCTGTAGAATTTTGCCACACTCCAAATAATTAGCCCTGCAAAATAGCAGACAATTATCCGCAAAAAAAAGGTGAGTAATTTTTGGTCCAACTCTGCACAAAGAGTACCCTCGAATCTCCCCCTCATTGGCCACTTTGGAAATTAGGGCATGAAGACCCTCGGcgcaaaaaagaaagagtaaaggGGAGAGAGAATCCCTTTGGCGAAGACCCTGAGAGGGTCTGATCAAACCCTTAGGCTCACCATTCACCAAAATAAAGTAAGAGATCGTGGTGATGCATTCCATGATCATTCTCACCCAAGAATCCTAAAAACCCATCTTTAAAAGAATTTATTCCAAGAAAAGccactccaccctatcataGACCTTACTCATGTCGAGCTTTAAAGCCATAAACCCTTCCTTCCCTGAGCTCTGAATTTTCATGTGATGCAAAGATTCAAatgcaattaaaatattatcgGAAATCAGGCAATCCGATATAAAAGCACTTTAAGCTTCAAAGATAATAGAATTAAGAATAGGCTTCAACCTATTTGCTATGACTTTTCTTAGAATCTTGTAGATAACATTGCAAAGACTAATTGGTCAAAATTCTGACACTGATTCAGGATTATCTACCTTGGGGATGAAAGTAATGAAAGTATGGTTGATCGATTTCAGCAAAGTACTCGAATTGAGGCATGAGAGGACAGCATTGGAAACCTCCAATCCAATATCTAGCCAAAAGGTCTGGTAGAAGATGGGAGGCATCCCATCAGGGCCAGGGGCAGTCATCGGAGccatgtttttttattgttatgtCCACCTCCTCCCTAGTATATGGCTTAGTCAATTCGGCATTCATGGATGAACTCACCACCAATTGCACCCCTTCCAATACCCTATCAATGTCATGCGGCCTTGAAGAGGAAAACAACTTGGaataaaaatcaacaacaaTATCAGACACAACAGTTTCATCCATTACCCACTCACCAAAAAAAGCTCGGATACCCTTGATGAAGTTCTTGCTTTTCCTTTGGGTAGCTATTCCATGAAAATAGCTTGTATTCCTATCCCCATTGGTTAGCCATTGAACACGGGATCTTTGAGACCACATGCAATTTTCCTTATCCAACAATACATTCAATTCATGCCTCAAATGAACCACTACCTCATGAGACCCTCCCTTGGCTGAAGCTtcctctgctttccaaagaagCTCTTTCTTTTGTGCTATCTGCTTCTTAACACTACCAAAATGGTCCTTGCTCCAAGCACTCAACATCTTCTTACACTTCTTAAGCTTTAAAGACACCTTGAACATGGGATTACCCCTAGGCTGAGACTCCTAAGCCCTGAAAATCGTGTCACTACAACCTCTATCCGCCAACCACATCTTCTCGAAACTGAAGGGTTTTCGCTTACACCGATGAGATTCaccatttagatccaaaaccaACAAGATAGGCCTATGATCCAACTCTACATAATGCAGGTGTCGAATTGAAGCAGCTAGTATTTTACCAACCAATCATGATTTGCAACCCCTCTATCCAACCTTTCCCATATGGTGTGACCGTGCCTATTACCATACCAAGTGAATTCGGGACCTTTGAAGCCTAAAGCAACAAGGCCACAAACATACAAGGTATCCCTAAAAGCCTGCATTTAATTATAAGGCTGAACCCGTCTTCCTCTCTTCTCCTCCGTGAATAAAATCTCGTTGAAATCACCCATGCAAATCCACGATAAATGAGGCTTCGAGTTAAGCATCTACATCATGGCCCATGCATCATTTCTATCCTGAGTATCGGGAGCACCATAAAATCCTGTAAATCTCCAAGCATCAGCTAAACCACCATGAACTATAGCATCAATATGAAACCGAGAGAAACTATCAACCCAACTGTAATACCATGCTCCCATAAGAGAGCTAAACCACCACCCATATCTTGCTTCAGAACAACAAAAAGACCAGCATATTTAATGTTGCACCGAATTTTTTCTAACTAATCCTTATTTGACCAAGTCTCCGAGAACACAATTAGGGGATCTTGTGCTTGAATCAACTCTTCAATCTCTTTCCTTACACgttggttcccaagcccacaGCAATTCCAAGCTAGGCAACTCATTGCTCTTGGCGGGGCTGAGCGTCAGCCTCTACCGTTTCATTGCTTTTAGCGCTAACATAGCATTTTTTCAAGGGAACCAAATCATCATCTTCCTCTAAAATCTCCTGCACTCTTCGTTTAGAATGACCGAGGGTGGGGTCTGCCGAGGTGACCTCCTTAAACCTAAGCAATCGTTTCCACCCTCTAGTGAGACCTCTAGGAACCTCACACTCTTCCTTCGTACCCTTCACATGTTGTTGATCCACCCGTGCAGGAGTAATATGTTGTTCTTCAACGAGAAGCAAAGAAGGGTCTCCATACTCAGAGGAGTCAAACTTTACCAACTCTTCGTCTATTTCCTTAAGTTTGTCCTAGAATTAATCATTAAAAAGGACACCCCACCCATCATAATTCCCTAGACCTGTACGCAATGGCTCCTCAAATTCCTCACTGGCCTGAACAGGTACTTCGAATTCACCTTTGTCAACCCAAGTTGGTTCTTCTTCAACCCGTGATCCCCCTAGATACCCACAGACTTGCACCTTGGACATGTCCATTGGTTCCGCAGCATTCATCTTGGCCTGTCGCTCCTCGTCTTCTATGGCAGCCCCAAAACCTTCTTCCCCTACAACTAAACACTTCTTCGCAATGGTGGGTGGCACTCTCAACCAACCTCCAAATTGTTGGTCTTGTTCAGTGAGCGTGCCTCTGCTTTGTACCCACAAGTCACAGTCCTTATCACTGTGGGATAAAAGTCCACACCAATAGCAAAGGTTGGGCAACCTTTCGTACTTGAATCTAATCCAACCTACCTTACCATCATCATCACTACAAATTTTCCTACCCTGACAGAGAGGTTTTGATGTGTCCACCAAGACCCTAGTACGCATGAAGCTACTTCCGTCCTGAGTACCCCATCCCTTAAGACCTTCCTGAACCGTGCCTATACTGCTACCAATCACACAAGCCGCACCCGGGTTCATATCTCCTAGTGGCAAGTCATGAATTTGAACCCAGAAGAGAGTTTTGGTAAAAGCTAAGTCTTTAACCGGCACGTTCTTGTCCATCTTTTGAAGAGAAATCAGATGTTTGTCATAACTCCACGGCTCCCCCATAAGGACTCTATCAGCGTCAGACTCCTTAACAAACACGAAAAGAACTATGTGGTTACCCATGTCTTTCACCTCGAAACCCCTTTTTGTATGCCAAAGAGGCTTAAACATGCAAGCTATAGCCTCCATGTTAAGTGCTCTGCGCATAAAAAATTTGGCAACTAGTACCTTACCACGAATTGTTCCATAGACCCTGACTTGTATAGGTTTCCTTCCTCTTCAGACAAGGATAGTTTCTCCCACAGCACCGAAAGATTCTCCATGCTGCTTTACCCAAACTAAATTCCAGCAACCTCTCACACACTGCCAGCAACAGGGAGAACGAAATAGCTTGCTCGGAAGCAAGCACAACCTTCTACTGATGCAACTAGGGTTTGGGAGCCGCCCCCTAGGTTAGAGAAACCCGGGCCCTTGCTTTTATGTATGATTGGTAAGTAGTTGTCTAATTTACTTTTCTAAAATATGAATGTTGgagttaaattaaaataaaatactatcaTTTGGATAGGCAGTGTGGGGTGTCTAATACCATCCCACCCATAACCAAACTTCCAAGTCCAAGAATCTTTGATTTGAGATGTTAGTTtaccataattaattaataaccaTTGAATTGGttttttagttaattag
This genomic stretch from Castanea sativa cultivar Marrone di Chiusa Pesio chromosome 1, ASM4071231v1 harbors:
- the LOC142626562 gene encoding uncharacterized protein LOC142626562, which translates into the protein MFKVSLKLKKCKKMLSAWSKDHFGSVKKQIAQKKELLWKAEEASAKGGSHEVVVHLRHELNVLLDKENCMWSQRSRVQWLTNGDRNTSYFHGIATQRKSKNFIKGIRAFFGEWVMDETVVSDIVVDFYSKLFSSSRPHDIDRVLEGVQLVVSSSMNAELTKPYTREEVDITIKKHGSDDCPWP